Genomic DNA from Cupriavidus pauculus:
GCCGCTGACCGTGTCGCGCAGCGACGACGATTGCACGGTGAAGAAGCGCAGTTCGAGCAGCGGCACGGACGGCAGGTCGTTCTGCACGACGGTCTGGAAGCGCTTGAACAGTTCCACGCGCTCGGGCTGGCTAGGCGAGCCCTGTGCCTCGTCGATCAGCTTGTTGGCCTCCTCACCACGGTAGCCGGAACCATTCGACCACGGAATGTTCTTGCCCACGGTGTCGGCGCGATAGGCGCGCGTCACCCCGACGAGCGGATCCGCGAAGCCGGCGAACCACACCACCGCGAGATCGAAGTCGCGATCGCCGTAGACGCGCCTGGTATACGTCGGCGTGTCCTGCGTGCGCACATTCACGTCGATGCCGACCCGCTTGAGCGCCTGCTTGATGTACTCGGCGCTACGCTTGTAGTCGTCGCCATACGGCAGATAGTCGATCTGGATCTTGAGCCGGTTGCCATCGGCGCCACGCTTGAGCCCCGCCGCATCGAGCAGCGCCTCGGCCTTGGCCGGGTCATAGGCGTACTTCGGCACCGCCGGGTTGAAGAACTGCGTGAGTGTCGACACGACCGGGCTGACCGCCGGCTTGCCAAAACCGAACCAGACGACCTTGTTCAGCGCGTTGAGATCGATCGCATGGGCGAGCGCCTGGCGCACGCGCACATCCTTGAAGTACGGGCGATCGAGGTTCACGTCCATGAACAGCCACGGCGAAATCCAGTCGTAGCCGCGCGTCTCCAGCTTCAGCGACGGCAGCTGGGCCAGACGCTGCGCATCCTTGAGCGGCACCGGATTGAACGGTGCGTACTGCGCCTCGCCCTTTTCCAGCGCGGCGGCACGCGCGCTTGCGTCGGGAATGACCTTGAATACGATCTTGTCGAGGTACGGCTTGCCCTTGTCCCAGTAGTTCGGATTGCGCTCGAGCACGATGTAGTTGCCCTTGCTCCATTCCTTGAACACGAACGGGCCGGTACCCACCGGCTTGTTGTTGTACGGGTTGTTGAGGATGTCGGTGCCTTCGTACAGATGCTTCGGCAGTACCTGCGCGCCATTGCTGTTGAGCGAACTCAGCACCGCCAGCGACGGCTCGGAGAAGTGCAGGACGACCGTGAGCGGATCCGGTGTATCCACCTGCGTGACCTTGCCGAACAGAATCTGGTTGCGCGGATGCAGCTTCTTCCAGACGTTCTCGAGCGTCCATTTGACGTCGGCCGACGTGAACGGCTTGCCGTCGTGCCACTTGACGTTGGGCCGCAGATGGAACGTCAGCGTCTTCGAATCCTTCGAGATGTCCCAGCGCTCGGCCAGGGCCGGCTTGAGCTTGAAATCGTTGTCGTACTCGACAAGGCCGTCGAACACGTTGGCGCTGAAGAAACCCGTCGGGGCGGCCGAATTGAGCGCGGACGTCAGGATGACCGGTTCGGGCTGGATGATCGTGGTCAGCGTGCCGCCGGTGCGCGGGGTTTCCGCCGCCGGCGCGGCGGAGGCATGCGGACTCGCAAGCAGCGCCAGGGTGGCGGGCAGCAGGAGCGTCCGGACAAATTTCTGGAACATGACAAGGGCGGGAAAGAGATGGGTCACCCAATATAGGGACCCGTCGGGCACGCGCGAACGAACGTTTACGCATGCCGATATGCGCCGGCCGTCCATATCCAACCGCGAATTCCTTCGTTCTGCGCGGCTCGCCCCGCGGCGTATGGTGCGGAGCATTGCCCATCCCAAACAACAGGGAGACGAGTCCATGACACAGAACCCCACCCAGATCGAACTCGACGTACGCCCCGTTTCGGGACGCATCGGCGCCGAAGTCCGCGGCGTGCGCCTTGACGGCGACCTGCCGGGTGCGACGTTCGACGCCATCCGCGCGGCACTGCTGCGCCACAAGGTGCTGTTTTTCCGCGAGCAGGGGCATCTCGACGATGCCACGCAGGAAGCGTTCGGCTCGCTGTTCGGCCCGCCCGTCCCGCATCCGACGGTGCCCGTGCGCGCGGGCACGCAGTATCTGCTCGAGCTGGATTCGCAGCACGGGGGTGGCCGCGCGAACTCGTGGCATACGGATGTCACGTTCGATCTCGCCTATCCGCAGGTGTCGGTGCTGCGCGCGGTGGAGGTGCCCACTTACGGCGGCGATACGGTATGGGCCAACACCGCGGCGGCATACGAGGAGCTCCCGCCGCCGCTGCGCGAGCTTGCCGACAAGCTCTGGGCCCTGCACACCAACGACTACGACTACGCGGGCTCGCGCGTGTTGCCACACGGCCCGGATGCGCAGCATTATCGCGACGTGTTCACGCGCACCGTCTACGAGACCGAGCATCCGGTCGTGCGCGTCCATCCGGAAACCGGCGAGCGCACGCTCGTGCTCGGGCATTTCGTGAAGCGCCTGCTTGGCTATTCCGCCAGCGACTCCGCGCATCTGATCTCGGTCCTGCAGAGCCATGTCCATCGGCTCGAGAACACCGTGCGGTGGCGCTGGCAGGCCGGCGACGTGGCCATCTGGGACAACCGCGCAACGCAGCACTACGCGATCAACGACTATGGCGACACGCGCCGTATCGTGCGCCGCGTGACCATCGCGGGCGATGTACCGGTGAGCGTGGACGGCGAACGCAGCCGCGCCATCAAGCCCGCGCGCGACGGCGGCAACCTCGCGGCGGCGGACACGCGCAAGGCTGCCTGATCCATCGACACCGTCGATCATCAGAAGCTAAATTCGCCATTTTGGCTTTGGCGAAGTGTCGTTTAGGCTGTCCCCATCGTTCAAACAGAGCTGCGTTGCCGGCCCGCATCCGCCAGCACACGCCGCCACGAGGAGACCGCCTTGACTTCTTCCCATTCCGCTTCTGCCCATTCCGACGTAGTATCCGATATGCCGCTGCCCGCCCGGCGACGCTTCCTGCGGGCCGGCGCGGCCGCGTTTGCCGCCGCGCTGGCCGGCACCGGCTGCGCGAGCCGCCCTGCAGCGAGTACCGCCCAGACGGGTACCTCGGATCCAGCCTCCATGCGCGCGACCCGCATTCGTTCCTCCGCCAGCGACGGCGTCGAGCTTGCCGTCTTCGAGACCGGCAACCCCAACGGCCGTCCCGTCATCTTCATCCACGGCTTCGCGCAGAGTCATGAAAGCTGGGCAAAGCAGATGTCCGCGCCGGAACTCCAGCATCTGCGCCTGATCGCGTTCGACCTGCGCGGCCATGGCGACTCCGGCAAGCCACTCGTCAAGGAGGCCTATCACGACAACGTACGCTGGGCCGAAGACGTCCGATCGGTGATCCGCGCAACGGGCGCGCGAAAACCTGCCATCGTCACGTGGTCCTATGGCGGCCGCGTGGTCAACGATTATCTGACCGCATTCGGCGATGGAGAAATCGGCAGCCTGAACTACGTGGCCGCGACGTCGACGAGCGCGCCGTTCGGGCAAGGACGTTCCGCGCGGCTGATGGTGCCGATGATGTCCGACGATGCGATGGAAGCGGAGAAAGGCACCGAAGCGTTCCTGCGCGCATGTTTCGCGCGCCCACCGAGCGCGGCGGAACTCGCACAGATGGAACGCTTCAACGCCAAGACGCCCGTCGCCGTGCGCAAGCTGCTGGCCGGACGGCCCGCGGCGTACGACAACACGCTACGCGCGGTTCGCGTGCCGATGCTCGTCACGCACGGCCGCGAGGATCAGATCTCCGCGGTGGCGATGAGCGAGTACACGCACAAGCTCGTACCGCATTCGACGCTCTCGATCTACGAAGCCATCGGCCACGGCACGTTCTACGAGGACCCCGGGCGCTTCAACGCGGAGTTGCTGGCGCTGATGGCGAAGCAGGCCGCGTAGGCTCCGGCTCCCGCTTAATTACCCCATGACACCGCGATATCGCCGTTGACGAACGTCTGGCAGGCCATGCGGTAGCCGTCCGCGAGGTCCTGTTCCGACAGATGCTTGCGTTCCTTCGGCTTGACCGCGTCGGTATTCGCGAGGCCCGTCTCGATCTTGCAGCGGCACGTGCCGCAGATACCGCCGCCGCACTTGAAAGGTATGCCGCCCTGCTCGCGCAGCGAGATGCGCAACAGGTTGCTGTTGCTCGGCGCGGTCACGGTCTTGCCCGCGTTGGTCACGAACGTCACCTCGACGGTCGTGCGTTCCGCGGGCGTTGCGGCGGGCGTTGCGGCGGGCGTTGCGGCGGGCGTTGCGGCGGGGGTCGCCTCGGTGGCGGGCGCGGTGCCCAGCGTGTCCTGTGTCATCGTTTCTTCAGCGAAAGGTCCATCGTCCCGAACTTGGCAAGGTCCTGGAGCGCCGCGCGCGCGGCGTCCAGCGTGTCGAACCGTTCGAGAAACTTCGATGGCACCAGGTTGATCGTCTCCGCCTCGCGCCCGGCGGACTCGTCGATCACGCGCACCTTCACCGGCTGGTGAAGTTCGGCGATCACGAAGCTCGCGGTGGCGCGGCCATAGAACATGTAGTCATAGGTTTCCAGCGGCCGGATGTCGTCGAGCGAGCCTTCCATGGGCTCGGTGCGAAACTGGCCCGGCTTGCTGGTGAGGATGACGTACATCATGCCGGCATCTCTTCCTGGCACAACTCGATGTCGTGCGTCAGCCAGATCTGGCAGGCCAGCCGAAAGCCCTGCTCGATACGCTCGCCGAGCTGCTTCTTCTCCTTCCAGTTCGGGGGCGGCAGATGCTCGGCACCGGCCAGCACCTTGCAGGCGCACTTCGAGCACTTGCCCATGCCGCATTCGTATCGCAGGTTCGGATACGGAAACTGCTTGATACCGGCGCGCACGACCAGATTCGTTTCGGGCTTTACCTCGTCCGTGAAGACTTGGCCGTTCTTGTGAAAGACAACTTTCGGCATATAGGTTCCAACGTGTAGCGGTCAGTGCCAGATAACCATCGCGCAGATCGTCGACACGACGAGCCCCGCGATCACCGGCAACAACAGTGCGCGCACGGCCTCGAGTACCGGCACTCGCGCAAAACCGGCCACGGCGATCAGCGACGACCACGCGATGAGCGTGCCGCCACCGGTCCATACCGCGCCCATCTGTCCCACGGCGGCGAGCGTCGCGGAGTCGAAGCCGACCACCGGACCGAGCGCGCCGGCCAGCGTGCCCGTCAGCGGCAGGCCGGCGAAGCCGGAGCCGTCGATGCCCGTGATCATGCCGACCAGCAGCACGCCGAAGGCCACGAGCACGTGGTTGTCGGGAATCATGTGCTGGTAGGCCTGGATCAGTTCGAACAGCAGGCTCGGTGCCTTGCCGGCATCCACGCCCAGGATCTGCGCGGCGGTCTCGCCCGCGCCGACAAAGAAGAAGCCCGCGATCGGCAGCACCGAACCCATCGCCTTGAACGCGAACACGAAGCCGTCCGTGATGTGTTCGGGGCAAACGTCGAGCATGCGGCGCGGACCCTCGGCGGCCAGCGTGGCCAGCATCATCAGCACGGCCGCGACGCCGCCGACCAGCGCGGCAGCCGCACCGCCCTTGAGGTCGGGCATCCCGCTGGCCACCTTCGGCAGCACCATCAGCGAGACCACGCACACGAACGCCAGCGGTGTCAGCACCGCGAAGAACTTGGACCACTTGATGCGGCGCTGCTCCACCATGGCAAGACTGCGTTCGATATTGGCGTCGGTGACGAGGGGCTCGTCGTGCGACGTGCCGCGCGCGATCTCGGCCTTGTCGAACGTCCCCGTGCCTTCCACCTCCGGATCGATGCCGTTTGCCTTGGCCTGCCACCGGTCGAGCAGCGCGCCGCTGGCCGGAACGATATGACGGCGCATGGACAGGTACGCCAGCGCCAGCGCGATAAAGCCCGTAATGATCGACAGCACGAGCGCGCGGTCCGCGACCACGGCCGCGCTGACGGCCGCACCGGCCGCCTTGGCGCTGATACCGGGCGCCACGCCGATGACGTAGTCCGACGATAGCGCCATGCCCTGCCCGGCGATCGCAATGGCCATGGCCCCCGCGAGCGGCGGCAGGCCCGCGGCAATCGCCGCCGGCAGCAGAATCGCCGAGACCAGCGGCACCGCCGGCGTCGGCCAGAAGAACAGCGAGATCACATAGGTAATGCCCGCGAGGATGAAGTACGCGCTATGCCCGTTCTTCATGATCACGCGGAAGGGCTCGACCATCCGGATATCCGATCGCAATGTCTTGAGCGCATTGAGCAGCGCGGTCATGAACGCGATCACCAGGAAGATGTTGAACAACTCTTTCGCCGCCACGAGGCTCGCGCCGAAGATGCCGCCGAGCGCTTCGACGGGATTGCCGGTAATGGCCAGGATGACGCAGAAGGTGCCGACGATCGACGGCACCACGACGTTGGCGCGCAGGATCATGGTCAGCACGATGACCACGACGCCCAATAGATATACCCAATGGGCAATGCCGATCTCTACCGTTGGTTGCATGAGGCTCCCCTGATGTGGGGCCCTTGTGGGGGCAGGTTTGATGAGTGATTGAATTTCCGTTTCGTATACTATATTCCGACGCAAACGAAACACAAGCGAAAACCGGCAAGGTTAGGGAAACTCCGTGCCGTCACCCCTATGTAGTGCCAGAAACCGCACCACTGCACGGTTTCAGCGCATCCCGCACCGTTATCGACTGCGCGCGCCCTGCGCCATGCCCCAAAAACTCCGCTAGCAATTTCTTTGGCAATGTGTAGACTGTATACCGAATTGCAGCCCCCAACGGTCACGACAGCCCACTCATGCTCCATATCACCGACGAACAGATCGACCGCCATGTCAGCGCGGCGGATGCGCAGGCCGCCATGCTCGAAGCGTTCCGCAGCTTCGGCCAGCA
This window encodes:
- a CDS encoding ABC transporter substrate-binding protein; this encodes MFQKFVRTLLLPATLALLASPHASAAPAAETPRTGGTLTTIIQPEPVILTSALNSAAPTGFFSANVFDGLVEYDNDFKLKPALAERWDISKDSKTLTFHLRPNVKWHDGKPFTSADVKWTLENVWKKLHPRNQILFGKVTQVDTPDPLTVVLHFSEPSLAVLSSLNSNGAQVLPKHLYEGTDILNNPYNNKPVGTGPFVFKEWSKGNYIVLERNPNYWDKGKPYLDKIVFKVIPDASARAAALEKGEAQYAPFNPVPLKDAQRLAQLPSLKLETRGYDWISPWLFMDVNLDRPYFKDVRVRQALAHAIDLNALNKVVWFGFGKPAVSPVVSTLTQFFNPAVPKYAYDPAKAEALLDAAGLKRGADGNRLKIQIDYLPYGDDYKRSAEYIKQALKRVGIDVNVRTQDTPTYTRRVYGDRDFDLAVVWFAGFADPLVGVTRAYRADTVGKNIPWSNGSGYRGEEANKLIDEAQGSPSQPERVELFKRFQTVVQNDLPSVPLLELRFFTVQSSSLRDTVSGVDQIYASLKNAWFAQPPGASATVARADAGK
- a CDS encoding TauD/TfdA dioxygenase family protein translates to MTQNPTQIELDVRPVSGRIGAEVRGVRLDGDLPGATFDAIRAALLRHKVLFFREQGHLDDATQEAFGSLFGPPVPHPTVPVRAGTQYLLELDSQHGGGRANSWHTDVTFDLAYPQVSVLRAVEVPTYGGDTVWANTAAAYEELPPPLRELADKLWALHTNDYDYAGSRVLPHGPDAQHYRDVFTRTVYETEHPVVRVHPETGERTLVLGHFVKRLLGYSASDSAHLISVLQSHVHRLENTVRWRWQAGDVAIWDNRATQHYAINDYGDTRRIVRRVTIAGDVPVSVDGERSRAIKPARDGGNLAAADTRKAA
- a CDS encoding alpha/beta fold hydrolase, which produces MTSSHSASAHSDVVSDMPLPARRRFLRAGAAAFAAALAGTGCASRPAASTAQTGTSDPASMRATRIRSSASDGVELAVFETGNPNGRPVIFIHGFAQSHESWAKQMSAPELQHLRLIAFDLRGHGDSGKPLVKEAYHDNVRWAEDVRSVIRATGARKPAIVTWSYGGRVVNDYLTAFGDGEIGSLNYVAATSTSAPFGQGRSARLMVPMMSDDAMEAEKGTEAFLRACFARPPSAAELAQMERFNAKTPVAVRKLLAGRPAAYDNTLRAVRVPMLVTHGREDQISAVAMSEYTHKLVPHSTLSIYEAIGHGTFYEDPGRFNAELLALMAKQAA
- a CDS encoding 2Fe-2S iron-sulfur cluster-binding protein; translated protein: MTFVTNAGKTVTAPSNSNLLRISLREQGGIPFKCGGGICGTCRCKIETGLANTDAVKPKERKHLSEQDLADGYRMACQTFVNGDIAVSWGN
- a CDS encoding ferredoxin, with protein sequence MYVILTSKPGQFRTEPMEGSLDDIRPLETYDYMFYGRATASFVIAELHQPVKVRVIDESAGREAETINLVPSKFLERFDTLDAARAALQDLAKFGTMDLSLKKR
- a CDS encoding 2Fe-2S iron-sulfur cluster-binding protein, whose amino-acid sequence is MPKVVFHKNGQVFTDEVKPETNLVVRAGIKQFPYPNLRYECGMGKCSKCACKVLAGAEHLPPPNWKEKKQLGERIEQGFRLACQIWLTHDIELCQEEMPA